One Triticum dicoccoides isolate Atlit2015 ecotype Zavitan chromosome 5B, WEW_v2.0, whole genome shotgun sequence genomic window carries:
- the LOC119307629 gene encoding uncharacterized protein LOC119307629, which translates to MGSGKKRAALASLFGFKNKREEEDEATAAAAPQQRYQHHRVRPSDDDDYARHWYAERDIDRKASEFIDKVHRRMLANEQDG; encoded by the coding sequence ATGGGGAgtgggaagaagagggcggcgCTTGCGTCCCTGTTCGGGTTCAAGaacaagagggaggaggaggatgaggcaaCGGCGGCGGCAGCGCCGCAGCAGAGGTACCAGCATCACAGGGTGCGGCCGAGCGACGACGATGACTACGCCCGGCACTGGTACGCCGAACGCGACATCGACCGGAAGGCCTCCGAGTTCATCGACAAGGTCCACCGCCGGATGCTCGCCAATGAGCAGGACGGATAG